CTCCATGAGACAAGATTCATGGACATGGAGACAGGCTTGCCTGAAAGGTATCAGTCAGAGGCAATACTCAAAAGACAAAGGGATGTCCACGAAAGCCTAATATCAAAAGGACTAGGCATCATATCAGACTCATATCTTGACAGATTTGAAAAGAGGTGCAGGGAAGAAGATGTTCCATGTTTCCGCAAAAGCAGAGAAGGGAAAAACTTTACAGAACTCATAAAAGAGGCAGAACAAGGAGACTACGATTTAATAGTCATGGGCGGGCTAGGCATAGGAGCAGCAGCACATAGTTTAATAGGCAGTGTAGCAGAGAGAGTAGCAAGAAAAACGAGAAAAGACATACTTATAATAAAAACTCAAATTAAATCCCCCCTTAATCCCCCCTTTGCAAGGGGGGGGCATGGGGGGATTTTGGTTGCCATAGACGGCAGTCCATACTCCTACTGGGGGCTCATGGCAGCAATAGGATTAAAAAAAGTATTTAACGCTGACATAGAAGCAGTATCCGCCTTTGACCCATATTTTCATCAGGTGGCATTCAGGAATATAGCAGATGCCCTGTCAGAAGATGCCGCAAAGGTATTCAGATTCAAAGAGCAGGAAAAATTACATGACGAAATCATAGACAAAGGCATGGCAAAACTATATCAGGGCTATCTCGACACAGCAGAAAAAATCGCAAAGGCAAGGGGAGCAGAAATCAAGACAACCCTATTGGCAGGCAAGGCATACAACGAAATCCTAAATCACATACAACATACAAAACCTGCTCTTCTCATGCTTGGTCATTTTGGAGTCCATCAGGTAGAAGAAAGCGATATAGGCAGCAATACAGAAAACATTTTAAGGCTAGCGCCGTGCAGTGTGTTTATTGCTGGCAAAGGATATGAGCCTGATGATGTAGTGGGGACAGATGCTTCTGGGGACAGAATTGAATTCTGTCCCCAATGGACAGAAGAGGCATTAAAGAGACTGGAAAGAGTTCCTTCCTTTGCAAAAGGCATGGCAAAAAAGGCGATAGAAGACTATGCAAGGGAGGAGGTGAAAGGCAAAAGATCTTTTGTAGGGCAACCCATTAGGGTTGCTTATGCAGGGCTAAATCTTTGCCCTGCGATGTTACAGATTTTATATGAAAGGAGGGATTTGATGAAAGGTTTTTTTAAGGCACTGTTAATCACAGCAGTTATCCTGATACCATCTGGGATTTTATACGCATACGATGAGATGGATGTAAAGGACGGCGGGCAGATAATTGGTCATGTGAAGTTTGTTGGCAATCCTCCAAAGTTTGCTCCTATCAAGGTAAACAAGAATGAGGATTTCTGCGGGAATGAGAAACCATCCGAGGTTTTGGTTGTTGGTAAAGACGGCGGGGTAAAGTTTGCAGTGGGCTATCTTGAAAAGGTAGAAAAGGGGAAGGCTATTGAAAGGGTAAAGCAGACTGATTTAGACCAGAAAAAATGTGTATTTACACCCCATGTAACCACCATAGTCAAGGGGACTGATTTGGCAACAACAAATTCTGACACAGTTCTTCACAATGCCAATATGGAAGTAAAGGAATTGGGTGAGGGGGATGAAAAACAAGGTATCCAGATGTTCAATTTTGGTCAGCCAAAGCAGAATCAGGTGTATGTGAAAAAGGTAAGGAAACTGGGGCAGGTAAAGGTAACCTGCGATTCGCATACGCACATGAGAGGATATGTGCTGGCATTTGACCATCCATATCATGCTGTATCAGATGAAACAGGCTCATTTGTTATTGATAACATCCCGCCCGGCAAATACACCTTAAAGGTTTGGCATGAATCATGGAAACTTACAGGACATGATAGTGATGGAAGACCACTCTATGCCCAGCCGATTCTTCTTACAAAAGAGGTGGATGTGCCTGCAAAGGGGATTGTTCATGTAAATTTTGAGTTAAAGTAAAACCTCAAACCTAAAGGTTT
This genomic window from Deltaproteobacteria bacterium contains:
- a CDS encoding universal stress protein, with translation LHETRFMDMETGLPERYQSEAILKRQRDVHESLISKGLGIISDSYLDRFEKRCREEDVPCFRKSREGKNFTELIKEAEQGDYDLIVMGGLGIGAAAHSLIGSVAERVARKTRKDILIIKTQIKSPLNPPFARGGHGGILVAIDGSPYSYWGLMAAIGLKKVFNADIEAVSAFDPYFHQVAFRNIADALSEDAAKVFRFKEQEKLHDEIIDKGMAKLYQGYLDTAEKIAKARGAEIKTTLLAGKAYNEILNHIQHTKPALLMLGHFGVHQVEESDIGSNTENILRLAPCSVFIAGKGYEPDDVVGTDASGDRIEFCPQWTEEALKRLERVPSFAKGMAKKAIEDYAREEVKGKRSFVGQPIRVAYAGLNLCPAMLQILYERRDLMKGFFKALLITAVILIPSGILYAYDEMDVKDGGQIIGHVKFVGNPPKFAPIKVNKNEDFCGNEKPSEVLVVGKDGGVKFAVGYLEKVEKGKAIERVKQTDLDQKKCVFTPHVTTIVKGTDLATTNSDTVLHNANMEVKELGEGDEKQGIQMFNFGQPKQNQVYVKKVRKLGQVKVTCDSHTHMRGYVLAFDHPYHAVSDETGSFVIDNIPPGKYTLKVWHESWKLTGHDSDGRPLYAQPILLTKEVDVPAKGIVHVNFELK